The Iamia sp. SCSIO 61187 genomic sequence CCGGGGGCGACGGTGGACGTCGAGGGGCTCCGCGCCACCGCTGCCGACCACCTGGCGGCCTACAAGCTGCCCCGCGCCGTGGTGCTGGTCGACGCCATCTCCCGGAGCCCCAGCGGCAAGCCCGACTACGCCTGGGCGCGCGAGCAGGCGGTCAGCACCGCTCGTAGAGGACGTAGTAGTCGTCGGGGTCGTTGAGGGGGCAGAACTGCTCGGCGACGACCTGGTTGGGGGCGTCGGAGCCGAACAGGCGGGAGTCGTTGGGCTCGACCCAGGCGTCCCAGACGTGGGAGAGCACCAGCCAGTCGGCGCTGGCCACCTCGTCGGCCAGCCCGGAGTCCTCGGCGTTGGCGATGCCCGGGTCCATCTCGATGTAGTACGTCGCCGGCGTCGTCTCGGGGAACAGGAAGTAGAAGTAGGCGTCGCTGTAGGGCGTCTTGCGGAGGTCGGCGGTCCCCACGAACAGGCGGTCACCGGGCTCGACGCGGGCGGCGAGGGCGTCGGTCACCTGCTGGGCCGACTCGGCGATCTCGGGGGCCCCCAGGTAGAAGGTGCGGTCGCCGTTGCGGACGGCCCAGCCGAAGTAGTCGCCCTCGAGGTTCTGCCGGGTGAGGTCGACCCAGGTGCGGGTCGTGTAGGCGGGGAGCACCAGCACGACGAGCAGCAGCGGCAGCAGGGCCAGGGCCGCCCGGCTCGGGCCGCGCAGGCGGCGGGACCGGGCCGCGGCCCACCACTCGCCCCACTGGACGAAGGCGACGGGCAGGAAGACCATCGACACGCACGAGACCCAGGCCAGGTGGGTGGTGTCCGGGCGCTGCACGGCCTGCGGCAGCAGCCCGACGCCGAAGGCGCCGACGACCACCAGGATGCGGCTGCGCCGGGAGGCGGGGTCGCGGCGGACGGCCACGATGCCGGTGACGAGCAGCGCCACCGCCGCCAGCGGCAGGGCCAGGAACCACAGCGTGACCTGGGCCGACGCGTCGACCATGGGGATCGGCCAGTCGGGCACGCGCAGCTGGGCCACGGCCTGGAGGACGCCGTCGTTGCGGTCCCACGACGGGGGGATGGGCAGGTGGCGCCCGCCTCGCAGGTCGAAGACGGGCTGGAGGAACATGCCCTCGACCACGTTGCCCGGCCCGGCCATGGCCAGGTGCACGACGATCGGGGCCACCCCGGCGAGCACGCCGACGACGAGCGGCACGAGCAGGTCGCGCCCCCACCGCCGCCAGAGCAGCGCCAGGCCGGCCAGCCCGATGGCCAGGACCAGGTCGGGCCGCCACAGCAGCGCCAGGCCGAGCACGACGCCGCCGAGGACGAGCCGCAGGCGGGCACCGCTCTCCCCCGCCTCCAGGCGCCGGGCCCCGGTGAGGGCGACGGCGATGCCGAGCAGCCCGAGGGCCACCCCGCCGTTCCAGGCCAGGGCGGTGAGGCCGATCGGCGTCACGACCAGCAGGACGCCGAGCACCCCGCACACCGTCGCCACCCGCCGCCCCCACGGCAGGGCCAGGTGGAACAGCCCGAAGATGATGCCCAGGTGCTGGACCAGGCCGTAGAACCGCTCGGCGGCCAGGGTCGTGCCCGCCACCTCGAACCAGGCCGCCAGGCTCCAGAGGCTGGCCGGGCCGTAGAGGTGCAGGAAGTCCCGGTTGGGGACGTCACCCGCCAGCACCCGCTCGGGGAAGACGAGCATGAAGCCCTCCTCCATGGGCGGGCCCTGGTACTGGAAGAGGGTGGGCAGCGGGAGGGCGACGGCCAGCCCGACGAGGACGACGGCGAGGACGGTGCCGCGGCGCCCGGCGACCAGCGAGGTCCGCACCCGTCGAACCGCGTCCCACGCGGCGCGGGGCGCGACGGTCTCGGGGACGTCGTCGCGCCGACGGTCGAGCGGGCCGGCCGCCGTGTCGGTCACGACGCCACCCGGCGGTCGGCCACGTGCACGATGGCCACGGCGGCGGCGATGAGGAGGGCCAGCTCGAGCGGGGTGCGGAAGCGGATCGCACCGTAGGCGTAGACGGTGGTCACCAGGACCATCAGGCCGAGGGCCACCAGGGGCCACACCAGGACGTGGCGCCGCCGCAGGAGGACGAGACCGGCGACGCCGATCGGGGCCGTGGCCCACCACGCCCACTGGCCGACCCGCGACGCCTCGTCGGGTCGGCCCTCGATGCGGAGCAGCACCACGTTCTGGCCCGGGCGGAACAGGTCGACCTCGCGCAGGATGCGGGCCGCCACCACCGTGGGGATGCGGTCCAGGTTGTCCCGGGCGTAGGCCTCGCCCTTGTCCCGCCAGTAGCGGGCCTTCTCGGCCTCGTTGCCCTCCGGCTCGCCGGTCCGGGCCCGCTCCTGCTCCTGGCAGTTGAACGACCAGTAGCCGAGCAGCGGGCCGTGGTAGCTCTCGGGGCAGTTGGCGTAGTACAGCACCTCGTCGCCGTTGGTCGACAGGATCACGAAGGACCCGAAGGCGCGCTGGTTGCGGATCGTCCAGGGGGCGAACAGCACCAGGCCGATCAGGCCGACGAGGGCGATCGAGCGCACCTTGGGCCCCCAGCCCAACCCCCGGCGCACCAGGACGAGGGGGGCGACGAGGAGGGGGTAGAGGAACAGGGCTTCGCCCCGGGTGAGGGCGGCGAGGGCGATGGCGAGCCCGAGGAGGCCGGCCCGGGGCAGGTCCGGGCGCTCCCACCAGTGGTAGGCGGCCAGCACGGCGAAGCCCACGAAGGCGGAGTACACCCCCTCGGGCCACAGGGCCCCGTCGATCACCCACAGGTTCGGGTAGGCGGCGACGAGGACGGCGGCGACGATCCCGGCGCGGTCGCCGGCCAACCGGCGGGCGATCAGCCCGGCGGCCACGACGACGAGGACGCCCAGCAGGGCGGCCATGGTCTTGTGGGCGAGGTAGGTGCGGGCCCCGGCCATCGACGCCGTGGCCAGCCAGGTGGACATCAGCGGCGGGTGGATCGCCGACGGGATGGCCAGGCCCTGCTCGACCCAGCGGAACGGCTCGGAGTAGCCGACCCGGTCGGCGAGCATGTTCGCCTGGTGGTGGTAGTAGTACGGGTCCCCGCCGGTGGGGTTGGCTCGGTTGATCGAGACCAGGGTGAGGAGCCGCCAGGCCAGGGCGCCGCTGGTGACGAGGGCGAGCCTCCCGCCGAAGGGGGGCCAGACCCGACCGAGGTCCGCCCCGAAGAGGCGGCGTCCGAGGCCGCCCACGACGAGCCCGGCGGCGACGGCGCCGGCCACGGTGACGATGACCAGGGGCCCGAGCCGCTGGGTGCCGGGGGCGCCGCCGGCGCGCAGGGCCCAGAGCTGGGCGACGAGGGGCACGGCCAGGAGGGCCGGCCACGCGGCGCGGCGCGCCGCGGCGACCAGCGGGGCGGCCCGGAGCGGGGGCCGGGCGGTCAGGCCCAGGAGCGCCAGCCCCCCGCCGAGGGCGACGAGCAGCACCCGGGCCAGCGCCGTGCGCCCCACGCCCCCGGGGTCGAGGACCGTGCCCAGGTCCGGGCTGGTGACCCCGACGACCAGCACCACCGTCACCACCGCGACCCCCGCGGCCACCGGCCGCCGGTCGACGGCGGCCAGCGGGCCGGTGCCCCTCCGGGCGGCGGCGACGAGGGCGCCCACCACGATCCCGGTGCCGACCAGGTCGAGCTGGGCCGGCGGCATGACCCGGAGGACCACCCCCCAGCGCTCGGCGTCGGTGGCGGCGACCAGGACCCGCCCGGCCAGGCCGAGCCCGGCGAGGATCGCGCCCGCGCGCACGGCCAGGGCGACCGGGTCGCCCCCGATGCGGCGCAGGCCCCGCTCCCACAGCGGCAGCAGGAGCGCCCCGGCGGCGACCGTGGTCGCGATCCACCCGAGGCCCAGCCGGCCGGCCGAGGCCGGCGGCCACCCGCCCCGGCCGTCGGGCGGGGCCAGGCTGCCGGCCAGGAGCCACTCCCGCACCACCACGACCCAGGTCGGGACGGCGGCATCGGTCGGGACCAGGGCCCCGGCGGCGGTCGGGAACAGGAACAGGGCGACGGTGACGACGAGCCACCAGGGCACGAGCACCCCGCGGGCCGCGCCCACCCCGGCGGCGCGCAGGCCGCGGACGGGCCGGCCGGCCAGGGCGCGGGTGGTGACACCGAGCTGGGCGGCGGCGGCGGCGGCCACGAGCAGCACCGCGGCCCCGCCGTCGAGGCGCCCGAGGACCCGCCCCAGGGTCGTCGTCGACGCCCCCGACCGTCCGGCCGCCCAGGCCACGGCCACGGCCACGACGGCGCCCCCGGCCACGAGCCACAGGCCGTCGGTGACCCCGCCCGGGCGGTCGGACCCGGCCGGCGCCGACGCGCGGGACGGGGTCGAGGCGGTCACGGGCACGGTGCCCGATCCTACGAGCCGCCCTCGCCCCGACCCGGCATCACCGGGCGGCGCGGGAGGACCCCCGGCTCCCGGCGCCGAAACCCCTCCCACGTCCCACCCCGGAGGCCCGATGCCCGTCCCACCCCTGCCCGACATGGTCGACGTCCTCGACCGCTCGATGGCGATCGACGTCCGCCCCGGCTTGCGCGACCACGCCCGGCTCTGGCTGCTCTGGGGGCCCGGCGCCCGCGCCCGGGTGGCCGAGGAGGCCGCCCTCCTGGCCCAGGCCTCGCTCCGGCCCCGGACGCTCCACGCCGTGGGCCGCACCGGCGTCGACCTGGCCCGCGGGGTCGCCCCCGGGCTCCGGGAGGATGCCCGCCGGCGGCTCCTCGACGGGCCCCTCGAGGAGGGGGCCGCCATCCGCCACGTGCAGGAGCTGGTGCGGGCCGGCGGATCGACCTACATCAAGCTGGGGCAGTTCGTGGCCACCGCCCAGGGGCTCCTCCCCGACGAGTGGGTCGACGCCTTCGGCTGGTGCCGGGACACGGCCACACCGCTCCCGGAGGGCATGGCCGAGGAGCGCTTCGAGCGGCGCTTCCAGGTGCCCGTCGATCGGGTCTTCGCCGAGCTCGACCCCGAGCCCATCGGGGCGGCGTCGATCGCCCAGGTCCACGCCGCGACGCTCCACGACGGCACGCCGGTGGTGGTGAAGGTCAGGCGACCCGGTCTGCGGACCCAGTTCGACCGCGACCTGCGGGCCATGGCCCTCGCCGCCGCGGCCGCCGAGCGGGCGTCGAAGGCGGCGCGGGTGGCCAACCTGACCGGGTTCGTCCAGCTCTTCGCCCAGATGGTGCTGGAGGAGGTCGACTTCCGGTTCGAGGCCCTCAACCAGATCGAGATCGCCCTGGCCTCGGAGGCGGCCGGCCACCACTTCACCCACCTGCCCCACCCGATCCCCCACCTCACCGCCGAGGACGTCCTGGTGATGACCCGGCTCGAGGGGGTGCCCTACACCGACGCCCTGACCGCCTACCCCGACGTCGTCGACGGCGAACGGCTGCTCAACCTGGCCATCACCGCCACCCTCGAGCACATGATCGCCTACGGGATCTTCCACGGTGACCTGCACGCCGGCAACGTGCTCATCAACGCCCAGGGCGACTTCTCCCTGATCGACTTCGGCATCGCCGGCCGGATCGACGCCGAGCAGCGGGCGGCGACGGTCCGGTTCCTGTTCGGCTTCGCCCGCAACGACACCCTGATGCAGCTCGAGGGCCTCCAGGCCTTCGGCGCCGTGCCCCCCGGCTGGGACCTCGAGGTCCTCCGCGACCAGGTCGAGGGGGAGCTGGACGCCATCGACCCGGCGATCCTGGCCCGCACCGGCACCATGACGGTCGAGTCGCTGGGCCAGGCGCTCGGCGCCATCATCCGGGTGCTGGCCCAGAACGGGTTCACCCTGCCCAAGGAGCTGGTGCTGTTCTTCAAGAACCTGCTCTACCTGAACGGGTTCGCGGCGACGCTCACCCCCGACGCCGACCTGTTCAGCCAGATCGAGCCGGCCTTCGGCTACTTCGTCACGAAGTACCCGCAGGAGCTGAGCCAGATCGTCGCCGACGTGCTGTGACGGTCTCGACGCCGACTACTGTGGTGCCCCCGTCCGAACAGTCGTTCGCCAGTCGCCGCCACCACCCGCCCCGCGAGGCCGATGCCACCGAACCCCGACCTCCGGCAGACGATCGACGTCGCCCCCGGGCTCGACCTGGCCGCCACCTTGGGCCCGCTGCGCCTGGGCGTGTCGGACCCCTGCTGGCGGGTCGAGGCGTCGGGACCCTGGTGGTGGGCGACGCGGACACCGGCCGGGCCCCTCACCGTCCACCTCGTCCCCGGTGCCGGGGTCGTCGGCGTGGAGGCCTGGGGCGAGGGCGTCGAGTGGCTCCCCCGCCACCTCGGCCGCCTCCTCGGGCTCGACGCCGACGGACCGCCGGCCGCCCGCACCGAGCTCGTCCGGGCCCTGGCCCAGCGCGTCCCGGGCTTCCGGGTGGCCGGCCACGGTCGGGTGGCCGACGCGGCCATCGACGGCATCTGCCGCCGCGGCGTGTCGGCCTTCGAGGCCGCCCGCTCCTGGCTTCTGATGGTCGAGGCCATGGGCGACGACGCCCCCGGCCCCGGGGGCCTGCGCCTGCCCCCGGCCCCCCGGCGGGTGGCCTCGTGCGATCCCTACGAGCTGCACGTCATGGGCCTCGAGCAGGGGCGGGCCGACGAGGTGCGCCGGGTCGCCTCCCACGCCTCTCGGCTGGAGGCCGGCACCCACGACGGCGGCGCCGAGGCCATCGCCCACCTGGCCGGGATCGCCGGGATCGGGACCGACGCCGTCGAGCACGCCCGCGCCGTCGCCCTGGGCGACCCCGACGCCGTGCCGGTCCTGGACGCGCACCGCACCGCCGCGGTCGTGCGCGCCCTGTGGACCGGCGCCGGCGCCGACGACACGGTCGACGTCCGGTCGCTCCTGGAGCCCCACCGCCCCGAGCGGGGCCTGCTGGTGCGGCTGATCGCCCTGGTCGAGGCGGCCGACGCCGCCGACGACGACGGGGGCCTCACCCCCTGAGCGTCAGCTCACTCCTTGAGGGCCACGGCGTTGGGCGTGACGTTCATCTTGGGCACGTAGTCGTGCTGGGCGACCGAACGGGCCTCGCCGGCGAGGTCGGCGCGCAGGGCCGCCCGGCACGCCCCGCAGGGGCCGTAGGCCGGCTCCTCGACGGCGGTGCCGCACCGGGGACAGGGGAAGGCCAGGTCGCCGGGGGGCGCCTCGGGGGGCACGACCGCGGATCGCCACGGCTCGGGCGGGAACGACGTCTCGACCGGCGGGGTGCTCACCGCCCCAGCCTGCCAGACGCGCCCGCCCGGGTGGTCGACCGCGTCGTCCCCAGGGTCGTCCCCAGGCGGGGGCGGTCCTCCCCCGCGAGATCCACACGTCGCGCCCCTTCCTCCTCACAGGGCGACGGTCGTACGGTCGTCGCATGGCTTGCTTCGAGGTCACGCTCCGAGACCGGACCACCGAGCAGGTGGGCGACGCCGACGCCTACCAGCAGGAGGGGCCGATGACGACGTTCTTCCGCACCGGTGACGGCGGCCGGGTCGACTCGTGGAGCACCCGGGTGGCGTCGGTCCGCACCGCCGACGTCCTCCTCATCCGCCGGGCCACCGAGGCCGAGCCCGTCAGCGTCCTCCGCACGGCCTAGCGCGGGTAGTGGTAGGCGTTGTCCTGCTCGTAGGCGTCGGGGTCGGCCAGGACCACCGGCGTGCCGGCCGGGCGGGCGACCTGGAGCTCGTTGGCGACCGTCTCGCAGGTGCCCTCGTGGGTCGTGTAGGTGCCGGACCACACCAGCCAGATGTCACGGTCGCCGGCGCGGCGCACGGCCTCGGCGGCGAAGTCCACCGGTGAGGCGCCGGCGAGGCGCTCGGCGTAGTCCACCCAGTCGACCAGCTCCGGGGCCTCGAACCGGGGGTAGGTGGCGATGTCGGTGGCGTCCGGCAGCTCGCGGCTCAGCGCCGGGCCCAGCTGGTCGGGGCACACCAGCACCAGCGGGCCGTCCGGGCCCGTCGTCGGGCCGGCGGCCTCGATGGCCTCGGCGGCCTGCCGGGCCTGGGTGCGGGGCCGGCTCACCGCGGTGCGCACCCCCGACGTGACGCCGAGGACGAGCACGGCGACCAGGACGATGCGGAACGCCACGGCGCTGCCGATGCGGGCCAGCCCCACCCCGGCCAGCACCAGCACCAGGGCGGCGACGACGGAGAAGTACCGGGTGGCGTAGGCGGCGCCGGCCACGAACGACGCCGCCGCCGCGACGGCCAGCGTCCCGACGATGACCAGGCCCAACCGGCGGACCTCCGGGCGGGTGCGCAGGTCGAGCTCGACCCGGGTGCCGGAGCCCGGCGCCGCCACCAGCCCCAGGGCGACGAGGATGGCCAGGGCCACGGCCAGCAGGATCGACTCCCCCGCCGCCCCGCCCCCCAGGTCGATCAGCGACGTCGCCGCCACCTCGGTGGGGATCGACGGCTCGGCCCACGGCGTGCCGGTGTGGGCGGCCTGCTCCAGCAGGGTCGGCACCCACGGCAGGAACGAGACGCCGCCGACGACGAGGGCGCCGGCGACCCGCAGCGACGACCGGACCCTCTCGCGGTCGCCCCGGCGGTGGCCCAGGTACGCCCGGACCAGGATCCCCACCCCCGACGCCGCGGTGAGCCACAGGCCCCAGTAGTGGGTCCAGAGCAGGGCACCGGTGAGGAGGGCGAGCAGCGCCAGCCGGGGCAGGTCGGGCCGGCGGAGGGCCCGGTCGGCCACGAGCCAGCCCGCCACCGACAGCACCAGGACCAGCTCGTACATGCGGGCCTCGGTGGCGTACCGCAGCACGTAGGGGTTGAGGGCGACCAGGAGGGCGGCGGCCCACGCCGCCCGACGGCCACCGATCCGCCCGGCGGCCACGAAGACCAGGGGGAGCAGGGCCAGGCCGATGACGCCCGAGAGGAGGCGGACGGCCACGTCGCCCTGGCCGAACACCTCCTGCCACCCCCGGAGGAGCACGTAGTAGAGCGGCGGGTGGCCGTCGCGCTCGAGGGCCGCCGGGATGTCCCCGAGCGGCAGGGCGGCGATGTTCGAGCTGAGGGCCTCGTCGAGCCACAGCGGCGAACGCTGCACCACCCGGAGGGCCAGGCCGGCGACGGCGATGACGGCCAGCCCGACGATGTCGAGGGCGCGGCCGGCGCGCCACGGCAGCGGGGCGACCTCGATCGCCGGCCAGGGAGGAGGGGTCGTCGGGCCGGGGACGGCCGGCCGATCCGAGTCGCCCACCTACGGGGCGACGGGGACGGGCTGCCCGGTCGGACCGCCGGCGGGCGTGGCGTCGGGCTCGTCCTCGTCGGGTCGCGCTCCGGGGCCGCCCGCGGCGGTGACGGCGTCGGCGCTCGTCATCAGGCTCCGCAGGGCGATGACGGCGACGGCGTAGACGCAGAGGGCGACGACCATCACCACCCGGAAGCCGAAGGTCATCGACAGGAGCGTGGTCAGCACCGACCCCATCACCGAGGCGAACCCGTTCACCGCCCAGCCCCACGCCACGTACTCCCGCGACAGCGACGTGAGCCGGCCGACGGCGCCGAGCCCGAGCGGCATGAACATGCCGAGGCACAGCCCGAGGGGCGCCATGAGCAGGAAGGCCACGATGACCCGCAGGGCGAGGCTGAGGCCGAACAGGCCGTCGACGATGCCGGGCAGGGCCAGCTCGTAGAAGAGCGTCAGCACGGCCAGGGCCCCGAGCAACCAGAGCCCGACCGTCCACCCCCGGTGGACGACCCGCTCGCTGAGCAGGGCGCCGACGCCGGTGAAGATCAGCACCGACGCCAGGGTCACCGTGAGCGAGTAGGTCGGGTACCCCAGGAACAGGGTGAGCCGCTGGATCAGGGTGATCTCGAAGAACAGGAAGCCCATGCCCAGGCACGAGAAGTAGAGCGCCGAGATGGGCTTGCGGGGCAGGGCCTTCCAGTCCTTGCGGATGGCGAGGAACGGGAGGATCAGGAAGGTCACCGCGAACAGGGCCGAGATCCCGAGCAGGAGGAGCAGCACCCGCTCGCCGATGCCGCTCTCGGGGTCGACGGTGTCGGACGGCTGGAGCGACTGGTCCATGTCGCGGAGGACCGACCCGGGCCGGGCGAAGTTCCAGAAGTAGGGCGCGTCGTCGGTGATCGGCTCGACGTCGTAGGCGAAGTCGTCGTACCACTCGTCGAGCTCGTCGTCGGGCAGGGTGAGGATCTCCGACACCGGGCTGCCGTCGGGCGGGATCCCCGGGGCGTGGCGGAGCACGACGGCGCTGGTGTTGGCCGGGTCGGCGGCCGCCACGCCGGTCATGAAGTCGACCTGCTGGGTGAACCGCTCGACCTCCTCGTCGGTGAAGGGCGTGTCCTTCACCAGCACCGTGGAGTAGGCGGTGGCCCCGACGGCGGTGGGGCTGGTGGCCACGAGCACGTGCTCGCTCGGGTCCTCGACGCCTCGGTCCTCGAGCGCCTTGCGGACCGTGCTCACGTAGCGGGCCGTCCGGTAGGGCCGGTTCTCGTAGTCGATCTCGCCGAACTGGGCGGCGAGGATGCCGTCGTCGGTCAGCTTGTCGAGGGAGGCGTCGACGGCGTCGGCGGTGTAGAGGTAGCTCTCGGACAAGACGAACGCGCCGGCGCTGGCCGCGTTCGAGGCCGCGTAGCTGTCGGGGGCCGGGAACCAGACGAGGTCGAACTCCTTGTCGCTGCGCTCGACGAACGACCGGCCGTCGCCCAGCTCGTAGTTGACGTTGGGCTCGTAGGCGACCCGCCCGGAGTACTCGGCGTACTCGTCGAGGAGGAGGCCGTGGGTGACGGGGTTGAGCTCGATGGCGTCGATGTGGTCGGCCCCGAAGGCGAGCGAGGTGAGGATCTCGTTGCCGCCGGCGGCGCCGACGATCACGACGTTGCCAGGGCCGCCCTCGGTGTCGAGGATGCCGTCGTCGCTGAGCACCGCGAACGGGAGCGAGCGGGCGTCGGCGATGTACTTGGTCTCCAGGCTCTCCAGCTCGCCGTCCCAGGCGTGGATGCTCGAGCCGATCAGCCCGTCGTGGAACAGGATCACGTTGGCCCCGACGTCCTGGGTGTCGACCCGGAAGATGGGGCTCCACCGCGACTCCTGCACGGCGTCGGAGTCGGGCGACTGCTTGCTCTCGTCGGGGATGACGTGGATGGCGTCGACGGCGAGGACGCCCACCACCAGCAGCACGGCCACCAGCCCCGCCGGCACCAGCTGGCGCGGCGAGCGGTCGGGCAGGAACCGGCCGACCGAGACCCCGGCCAGGATCAGCCCGGCGATCATGATCGCCGTGGGCGGGCCGAGGAACCGGATCATGAAGACCACTGCGGCGCAGGCCAGCCCGGCGCCGATGAGGTCGGCGAAGTAGAGGCGGCCGATGCCCTGGCTCTCGCGCCCGAAGAACGTCGAGATGATCACCCCGACCATGGCGAAGGGCGCGAACAGGGCGACGCACACGACGATCAGCAGCGCCAGGTTCTTGAACGAGGTGCCCGTGCCGTACTGCCAGATGTTGGCCACCGTGACCGGCGTCCAGGCCACGACCACGTAGCCCACCGCGGTGAGGAGGGCGGCCAGGCCCGCGCACCACCCGACGACGGTCGACAGCCGGGCCTGGCGCAGCCTGGGCGACAGCGCCACCGCCACCCCGCCGGCGCCGATGCCGAGCAGGGCCAGGCCGATGATCAGGTACGTGTAGTAGTAGAAGAACTTGAACGAGAAGATGCGGGTGTAGCTGATCTCCAGCAGGAGGCCGGCCCCGGCCACGAGGAACATGTCGACGAGGTCGTGACGGGGGATGACCGTCCGGCCGCTGTCGGGGGGCGCGGCGGAGGAGCGTTCAGGGGCGTCGACGGCCATCCGCCGACCTTAGAGGGCCGGCCCCGGAGGACCCCATCACCGCCGGCGCGACGGCGCTCAGCGCGCCGGGCCGGGGGTCCCGGCGGCGGCGGCCACGTCCGCGCCGGTCTCGGGGGCCACCGGGGTGCGGGCGAAGGGGACGATCCGCTCGGCCAGCCACGCCCAGACCGGCGTGCTGGCCCCGGCGGCGTAGTGGCTGCCGTCGGGACGGAGCTCCACGCCGTCGATCTCCTCGAGGAACCGCCCGCCGGGGCACACCAGCTCCCCCGGGTCGATGAACGTGGCCCGCGGTCCCAGGTCGGCGGCGTAGTCCGCCATCACGTCGTTGACCCACGCCACCCGCTCGGGGTCGTTGCGCTCGCTGTCGGGCCCGCCGAGGCGCAGGGAGCGCTCGCGCATGCACGGCGTCCCCATCACCACGAAGCGGACGTCGGGGCGGACGGCGAGCAGGGCGCTCACCCCCCGGTCGAGGCCCTCCCGCACCAGGTCGCGCATCTCGTCGGTGCCGCTCTCGACCCGCTCCCCGTCGACGAGGTGGTCGTAGACCTCCCACGCCCCGAACTGGATCATCACCACGTCGGGCTCGAGCTCCGACGCCCGCACCTGCCAGTACTCGGTCCACAGGTCGCACTGCTCGGACTGGTCCTCGACCTGACCGCCCGGGAGGGGCGCGCCGTCGACGACGCCGCACCCGATCAGCGCCCCCGTCCCGAGGTCGATGGTCGGCGGGACGACGTGGGTGCCGAACGAGAGCGTCCACGCCACCGAGTCGCCGACGACCAGGACCCGCACCGGGCGGCCCTCGGGGACCGGCGGGAGGCCCTGCTCGGACACGACCCGGCGGATCTCATGGGGGATGGTGGGCGGTGGTGCCGGCGGCAGGTCGGGCACGCCCCGGGGGGCGGTGACCAGCTCCGGCGGGAGCCCGGCGGCCGTGGCGGTGGCGCCCTGGGGCACCCGCAACGTGCCGGCGACGAGGATCCACACGACGAGGCCGGCGAGCACGGCCGCCGTCGCCGGGCGGCTGCGGGCCGCGCCGGGGATCCGGAGCTTGAGGCCGTCGAGCCCGTGGCGGCGCACCGGCTCCTCGATCCAGCGGTACGAGGCCACGGCGGCGGCCACCGCCACCGCGGTCCGCAGGGCGAGGAGGGCCGGCTGCTGCCAGGCGGCGGCACCGTCGAGCCCGGTGCGCTCCGGGGTCAG encodes the following:
- a CDS encoding glycosyltransferase family 39 protein codes for the protein MPVTASTPSRASAPAGSDRPGGVTDGLWLVAGGAVVAVAVAWAAGRSGASTTTLGRVLGRLDGGAAVLLVAAAAAAQLGVTTRALAGRPVRGLRAAGVGAARGVLVPWWLVVTVALFLFPTAAGALVPTDAAVPTWVVVVREWLLAGSLAPPDGRGGWPPASAGRLGLGWIATTVAAGALLLPLWERGLRRIGGDPVALAVRAGAILAGLGLAGRVLVAATDAERWGVVLRVMPPAQLDLVGTGIVVGALVAAARRGTGPLAAVDRRPVAAGVAVVTVVLVVGVTSPDLGTVLDPGGVGRTALARVLLVALGGGLALLGLTARPPLRAAPLVAAARRAAWPALLAVPLVAQLWALRAGGAPGTQRLGPLVIVTVAGAVAAGLVVGGLGRRLFGADLGRVWPPFGGRLALVTSGALAWRLLTLVSINRANPTGGDPYYYHHQANMLADRVGYSEPFRWVEQGLAIPSAIHPPLMSTWLATASMAGARTYLAHKTMAALLGVLVVVAAGLIARRLAGDRAGIVAAVLVAAYPNLWVIDGALWPEGVYSAFVGFAVLAAYHWWERPDLPRAGLLGLAIALAALTRGEALFLYPLLVAPLVLVRRGLGWGPKVRSIALVGLIGLVLFAPWTIRNQRAFGSFVILSTNGDEVLYYANCPESYHGPLLGYWSFNCQEQERARTGEPEGNEAEKARYWRDKGEAYARDNLDRIPTVVAARILREVDLFRPGQNVVLLRIEGRPDEASRVGQWAWWATAPIGVAGLVLLRRRHVLVWPLVALGLMVLVTTVYAYGAIRFRTPLELALLIAAAVAIVHVADRRVAS
- a CDS encoding AarF/ABC1/UbiB kinase family protein — encoded protein: MPVPPLPDMVDVLDRSMAIDVRPGLRDHARLWLLWGPGARARVAEEAALLAQASLRPRTLHAVGRTGVDLARGVAPGLREDARRRLLDGPLEEGAAIRHVQELVRAGGSTYIKLGQFVATAQGLLPDEWVDAFGWCRDTATPLPEGMAEERFERRFQVPVDRVFAELDPEPIGAASIAQVHAATLHDGTPVVVKVRRPGLRTQFDRDLRAMALAAAAAERASKAARVANLTGFVQLFAQMVLEEVDFRFEALNQIEIALASEAAGHHFTHLPHPIPHLTAEDVLVMTRLEGVPYTDALTAYPDVVDGERLLNLAITATLEHMIAYGIFHGDLHAGNVLINAQGDFSLIDFGIAGRIDAEQRAATVRFLFGFARNDTLMQLEGLQAFGAVPPGWDLEVLRDQVEGELDAIDPAILARTGTMTVESLGQALGAIIRVLAQNGFTLPKELVLFFKNLLYLNGFAATLTPDADLFSQIEPAFGYFVTKYPQELSQIVADVL
- a CDS encoding DNA-3-methyladenine glycosylase, which translates into the protein MPPNPDLRQTIDVAPGLDLAATLGPLRLGVSDPCWRVEASGPWWWATRTPAGPLTVHLVPGAGVVGVEAWGEGVEWLPRHLGRLLGLDADGPPAARTELVRALAQRVPGFRVAGHGRVADAAIDGICRRGVSAFEAARSWLLMVEAMGDDAPGPGGLRLPPAPRRVASCDPYELHVMGLEQGRADEVRRVASHASRLEAGTHDGGAEAIAHLAGIAGIGTDAVEHARAVALGDPDAVPVLDAHRTAAVVRALWTGAGADDTVDVRSLLEPHRPERGLLVRLIALVEAADAADDDGGLTP
- a CDS encoding glycosyltransferase family 39 protein produces the protein MGDSDRPAVPGPTTPPPWPAIEVAPLPWRAGRALDIVGLAVIAVAGLALRVVQRSPLWLDEALSSNIAALPLGDIPAALERDGHPPLYYVLLRGWQEVFGQGDVAVRLLSGVIGLALLPLVFVAAGRIGGRRAAWAAALLVALNPYVLRYATEARMYELVLVLSVAGWLVADRALRRPDLPRLALLALLTGALLWTHYWGLWLTAASGVGILVRAYLGHRRGDRERVRSSLRVAGALVVGGVSFLPWVPTLLEQAAHTGTPWAEPSIPTEVAATSLIDLGGGAAGESILLAVALAILVALGLVAAPGSGTRVELDLRTRPEVRRLGLVIVGTLAVAAAASFVAGAAYATRYFSVVAALVLVLAGVGLARIGSAVAFRIVLVAVLVLGVTSGVRTAVSRPRTQARQAAEAIEAAGPTTGPDGPLVLVCPDQLGPALSRELPDATDIATYPRFEAPELVDWVDYAERLAGASPVDFAAEAVRRAGDRDIWLVWSGTYTTHEGTCETVANELQVARPAGTPVVLADPDAYEQDNAYHYPR